The window TATTAAAATGACTAGtttacttttaatatttatctTCGAACTCTCTACTTTCCATgtaaaatttcttattttttttaaattttataacttAATTAAGATTATTTACATCACTACTAAATCTCTTATAATAAAAATTTGAGAAAATATTGTTAAAAGTGTATTACTAATACAAAATCAcataaaaatgaattaattaaaaaacCTAAAACGgcttataataaaaaaaagaagtatTCATaatcatattttaaattaaatttaatttattttattaatatgaacATATTAGTTGGATGGATTGAcagaattttaaaattattttagttaTGTCAAGTAATAAAAGCAGCTCTAATGGAGCATTTTTAGTTGTCACTTTGTAAAAAGAAGAGTAACCAACCACTATTTCCTATGTGTTTAGAATTAgttgttactttttttttttgtatacaaACTTTTTACTCTACATGATAAAACAATAAAGAAGTAAAAACCAAGAAAGTATAGAACATGCAGGTCCAAAATTGTTGTCTCTCCCGCGTATAAGACTTGCGCCACAGTTGGCGAGTTTGGCAAGAGCAGTTGTCTATGAAATCATTATTACTTTTTGATCAAAATGTTCAGATAAgtccaattttattaatttaatatttttttgaccctatttattttctttttaactcTCCATGTATTtaaatacttcatttcttctagtGGCATGTAATCTTTCTTTATCTTTTAGCTTAGGTGGCAACAAAGAGTTGTTGCCACCACTAGGATGCTCTAATACAAATCATATAGTAAATCAttgtatttaatatattttagagGTTAGAGTCTATAAATCAGTAGTCTTATTTTTTAATATCCATAATATATTTTCGAGTTTAGATTAATTGAAatctagaatttataaattaatacataaaaacatattttatttttctatataaaaataaatttatttataataacatataaaaattataattaaattatactataaaATCTAATTTTCAATAACTGATTATAAAAGCTCCATATAAATATAACATAAACCGGACCGAGCTTAGACAATGTAATTTAGTCTTTGTGGTCCGTTAGAGCCCATGAACAGGAACACCGCATCCAAACCTAATTGAAGTTCACATAAGGCAAAGAAAAAACATGAGAGACAGGAagaaacctttttttttttttggatagttgTGTTCTTATTTTCTGACCTCTagatagggatggcaacgggtaggatACCCGCAATGCcattcccaaacccttacccttttattttttaattacccgtacccgtcaTATTACTCTAACgagtatactttttgcatctcatacccttcccatttaaatCGCGGGTATCCACGGATACCCTTACccattaagaatcaataaataaaaaaatattacaaatttaacaaactataaatttaataaatcatcaatctaaaaattgaataaattgaactttaattaataagaataaagtagcttaatggtatcactcaattgttgaaaaataaatggttggggtttaaatttcacgtcttacatctaaaaaacaatgatatttattaatataaaaaaaatttatgacagataacgggtaccgggtaccctagggagtattcccatacccgtctcattatcctaacgggtaatgattttgatctcatacccgtcccatacccttttatacagggtacgagtagtcccattaggatcAGATAGTACCGGGTAggtacactacccgttgccattCCTACCTCTAGATGCTTAAAGAGGACGGATTGAGAAGTTGAATAATATTAAATCGATCGGCATTACTctcacaaattaaaaaaaaaattggatgataAGATATTAAGGAAAACACAAATTGACTTTTACAGTCTTCAATAATACTACTTCACTGACGTAATCAACGGTTCAAATTGACCCACTTGCCCCTGTTTGGTTTCTATAAATAAATACGGGTGATCTCTCTAAGCTTTTGGAGAGcgtaaaagaaaggaaaaaaatggCAACGACAACGGCGGAGGCACCAAAAATAGTATGGAACCAAAATCAGAACAGATTTGAGACAGAAGACAAAGAAGCTTACCTTGATTATGTTGTAAGAGAAGATGGGAAAGTGATGGATATAGTTCATACTTTTGTTCCTCGTTCTAAGAGAGGTCTGGGCATGGCTTCTCACCTTTGTATTGCTGCTTTTAATCACGCCAAATCTCATTCTATGTCCGTCATTCCTACCTGCTCTTATGTTTCTGTAAGTTCCTAATTCTTCAATTGAAACGTTTCGATTCATTCATTTAATTGTTCATGAATTTTGGAGGATGAATTTCTAATTGAAACGTTTCGTTTCGATTTTATGGTTTTAGTTTTGAGAGATTTGTTGTTTGAACAGGATACGTTTCTTCCGCGAAACATTTCATGGAATTCTGTTGTGTATTCTGCAGATGTCAAATCCAAAACACAGCCAAATTCGGCTATATGATACGCCTTTacttgtttttaatgttttttaattAAGACTTCTGTTCAAGTTTCATGTAATGTAATAAGTTAATAATAACTAGATATTGACACTCAGTATTGCTTCTCCTctcatggtttttttttttttttatgtcttaATAAGGGAGGCTAAGTGACAAAATGAAACAAGTTTAAGGGTTGATAGTTTGTTTGATTTCCCATTTTATCATCCTCTTCTAATTAAGATTTATACGTATATTAGGATTCAAACGATTCAAACTCGAGATCTAATATAAACGATTTGAAACTCTTACCCATCCTTAATTGGTGTGTCTAAATTGATAGTTAAAATAGAATCAATTtagtaaaaatcaattaaattttcaaatttataatatttaacacATTAATTTAAATACAATCCATTTTAATACTTAAAACTTTTAAATTTGAACGAATTTGTCATATATTACTAATTTCAGGTCGAGTTGATACCTAAAActcaatttaaattttaatttgtgataAGTTGATCCCCCTTATCTTTAGGATCATTTTTCACCTCTAATTTTGCAAGTACTAAGCAATAATCCAATGGAAAAAATTTGTACTCCAGTTGCGTTCACATGAACCCTGATAatcacgtaaatttggtcattcaccgttagatctaggcagattaaaatcctaaggtggagattcaaaacatcctaaagcttatatttaatccacctagatctaacggtgaatgaccaaatttacgtggtcatcagggtccatgtgaacgcaactggGATGAATAATTAACCTAGGAGAACTTGTGCaatataatacatataataTTTAGAAATAATACAACAAAAGAACACTAGCCCTATATTTAGAAATAATACAAAAGAACACTAACCCTATTCTTTATGTTAAAAGTTACTAGTTACTATTATTTAagtcaaaataaaattatgtaaaCTACAAATTTGAGTATTGTTGTGATTCAGAATTTCACACCTCAAAGAATCACGATTACAACTCATTCCACGTTGTAACTTGTTTTCACATTCACCACACTATTACTACATACAGTTTCTTTCAACGCAAATTAACTGAACAAAATCAGTAATCTCAATGGACAAAACCATAACATCAAAATCATTatgaaaatatatacatatacagaTACTAATTCCCGACATATATCCATCGTACAAATAAGATAAGTTATTTCAGCAACAGATTCGTGACCAGAACACATTACACAACAGTTGATATGACATTGTTTGTTTTCTGATAAGAAAAACACATAAAAAGCTAACAATAAAATGAAAGGAACCGCATACAGTTATACATTATGATACATGGATTACGTTATAAATACATATGTACAAACAAATCCAACAGAACTGTCCAGCTTCTAGCCAGGAACATAGTAATCCATCTTTTCCACAGGCAGGTTCAGAATTGATGTTTCCGCCTACGCATAATACAAATGGCAATTTTTCTCTCAATATTTCTCATAATGTAGATAATGTAAAAGAACAGATTATCTGTATGGAAACGGATATGGAAATCAAAACACACcggaaaacaaaattaaaagaaTGTACGactttttaatatatatgttaaaCAAAGTAAATATTAGTCTCATAATAGATGGAAAAAAAgtatttcttttttcattttgaattctAGAAAATATTAGGAATTTACTGAACATGTCATTGATCTACTTCTGAAAACAAATTACATGTAGCAAACGAGTTTCCAATTTTTAAATTACATTGTTTTTTTGGTTTCCTAAACCCGAAACACTTTAAATTCaaagtttccgtgcaacataggtaaGAACAGATGATCTAATTGGATGTGTGAGCAAATGTTGACACTGATGAGGTGAAGTAAGAAGAGGATTTTAGTTTTAACTATACTTGGCCGGAACACAAAATTCTTGCCATTTGAAGTTGCAGATAAGAACATTAGAAGCACCTCCATATGTATTAAGTTGTGGTTCAAATGTAATTAATTGAAGGCGAGAAAAACCTGAAAATACATACCTCTTCAAATGGAACAAATGCAAAAGGTGCAAGACCCCTGTTATGTGATGTGCGTGCATTGTCGTCTTCTTGCCAATCCTCGACCACTCCAATGACGTCCTCCTCAGGCCCAATGACCCCATCACTGTCCACCTTACTAGTTACGAGTGCGAGAATATCCATCCGATTGTTAGCCCCTGATGTTGTTCCTCTTAATCTATAGAGAGCATCATCAAAATGGTTATCAACATGGATGAGATAAGAAGAAAATGGTAATAGAAGTTCCCCCATGATAATAAGTTGTTCCAATCTATTCGTTCCTAATCCGAACTGAATTATAGATTGATTCATTTATCTATTTGCATGAAGAACCAGACACAAAACAGAGAATCCAGTTTAACCAGTTAGATATATTACCATTGACTAGAGTACATAAACAGGCATAATTTCACCATAATAACTATAAAATTATCCAAATGCAGACATACTTTCATCAGGAAATTAACACATTTGTGGTTATTACCAAAGAATTTTTTCATTTAGGGTAGATTTCAAACTATTTGCGTGGATGTGGTGATTTTGGCTCGTCCTGCCGGTCAGGAAGGCGGACAGGGGAGCTGGGGCAAGTTTCTAACAGTCCGCCTGTGTGACAGGCGGACTGACATTTCAAAGCAAGCTGGTATTTTAATCCTGACATTTTACAAATATAGATTAATCATGGCATTTCACAAGCAGGTATTTATATTACTTTTTACTCTTTTATTGCAGTAAGCTGGCCAATTTCACAATTGTGTTGTGAAATATCAGTCCGCCTGATCCCGTCTCCCCGTCCACCTTCCTAACAGGCGGGCCGAGCCAAAATCACCATACactgaaatagtttggaatccACCCTAAATGAAGAAACTTTTTTGGTAATTAACCACAAATGTGTCAATTTCCCTACTTCCATCTTCAAATCAGCACAAAAAAATTGAACAGAAAATTGTACAGGCTGTAATATCCATTACCTTAAAGAAACTTTCCACAGAGTAGGACGCCGACCAGGGTATTGGAAAGCAGCTTCAACCTGCAACAAATGCGTATAAATATAAGCTTTACAGATTGTGAATTCACCAAAATAGAAGGTAATAAAATGAGAAAGGTGCATCTACATTCCATATCCAATTAAGCCTGCAATTAAAGAAAGTCTGCATGCaagataaatatttaaaatgtaAAGTACACAAACAAATCATTACAAACTAGGAAAGAACTGTACCCTGTCATCTGTCAATGTGTAACGGCCACTAAATACATCATCTGCTTTTGATGCACGGAAGTTCATGCATTTCACGACATCCTTCACTGTATGAGGAGAAGTCTATACATCACAAAATAAAAGATAGAATGGTCACAAAGAGACAGAAAGGAAAGCATCCTCGTTATCTATATGCATTACAAATCAATATATTCAATTTTTGTGAGAGATTATTACCTTGTAAAGAAACCTGCCAGAAGGTAAGAATCTCATGTAACGATAATAGCAAACCTGCAAGGAGGAGGGAGGAAAATTGAGGAACCAGCGActtaaaaacttcaaaacaCACAAACAGTCACACACATATATATTCTCTCACCAGTACACCACTAAATATTCTCTTATGCAATTTCATAATTAATTGATATGCATGAATCAGAATAACAATGAAAACAAGTTCATTAAATGTGAAATCTCTGTTTGTAGTGGCCAGTGAATGCCACATATCTCATTTTCATGTCTCAATAATTACGACGACCATATATAGAAGAGGCATTAGGATGTTTTCAATATTCATGTGCACAAAAGTAGATTTATAAAATAACCACTGTACCTTCACCAATAATTACTGTTTAACAACAATGcttctttaaatttttttcttttgtttgcaGCAACATTAAGCCCAATCATCATACAGGAAAATAATAACCAACACTTCTAAGACAAGTCATGATGTATTAATATTCAATTCATAGTCAAAGTTTGTGGACAACCCCAATAGGATTACTAGAGCTAATTTCAGGTTACTTGGCATCCTTTGACTCAATACAGCAGCAAATCAATAATGAACTCATTAAACTCATGGGATTTCATTTGCATTTCCTGAATGCAGTCATATCTACTGGATAAGCCATGTCACATCATTTCACCATTAACCACGTCAAAAAAAACACGATTATGGAATGGAATTACAGAAAATATGGAAGTTCTGCTGCAGCTAAGTTCATACTAGGGAGGGAAGAAGGGGGTAGAATCCCCCTTTTATTTTAAAGCATTAGAATCTATTCAAAGAACATGGGAAAATTTGGGCAACACATGCAAgatacaaaattatttaaagagGAACACTTATTATCCACAAGATGAAAAATATTCATGGGAAGAAGGAGACCACCAAAAGAGCAGCGCGCTCAACTGTGCCATCTCCTCATGATTTCACAAAATTAGACATGCATATGAAAAAACTGACGATATACAGGTGAAAGATATTGACATTCCAGAAGTATAAAAATGTGAAAGATGAAAAGATTTTGGCATTTTATTCAGAATTGTAGCCATATTGTCCTTGTGTAGTTTTACATTTCAAGCACTTTATGCACTGAATTATGAAAGTGTATCTAAACAGGCCAAAACATACCAAATGAACTGGATTCCTGACAGTCCACTCTCTCAGACCAGCGCGGATATAGGTGTTCCTACTCACGTAAAGACCTGAGATATAAGAAGAGAAATGCAATCCAAGGTTACTTTATGCACATTCCATCATAAAAtaccagaaaaaaaaaagggaaagtaCAGATATGTTCGATCTTCCCCAGCAAATAAGCACATCCTTTTTTCATATTGGGCTACTAATATTCTTTCCCACAAATTTCAACAACCATGGCACAAATTGGTGTCTGCTAATTAATAAAATAGAGCAAGTTCTATTAGACCTGAAAACACACACAATAATCgtttaaataaaaatagatgATAACACATCAACAAGAATGTGTAGCAAACATGAGGACTTTACAACTAAAACAGCCTATAGAAGGGTGGTGGGAATTCATCATCACGGCGAGAAAGGGCATTTCTGGAAGTTCAGAATTAAACTTCTCTCTGGCTTGCCCTGAATGATAATCTGGTTACTAATACAGTCAGGTCTCATAATGCCACGTGTAGTTGGAGTGAGCTGTGTGATGAATCTCTTCCCCATATGCTCTGGGGCACTGTCTGACAAGTGCTGCTATTTCGAATGAGATCCAAGTGTAAGAGATTGACTGGTCTATTCTCTATCTCTATTCGGTTCATGTGGAAATGGAAAAATTCCGCTTTATTCAACAATTGTGAGGGGACTGTTGGCAACAAACTTACATCTTTGTGTGTTTATCTAGGATGTCATTGTCCAGAGATCCCACCAGTCCACCCGAACAGGCTTCCATGGGGAAAAAGGTTGGAATTTTTGTTAGCTGAAAAGCGCTTGTTGATGGATCCTGTATACCCTCCTCTGGCTTATGTGGGGCTGGTGGTCTTTTCAATTACCATAACGGCAACTGGATTTGTGGACAACTTAAGCATTGGGAAATTCACTCTGGCTTATCTCTCGCTATTAAACTGG of the Euphorbia lathyris chromosome 7, ddEupLath1.1, whole genome shotgun sequence genome contains:
- the LOC136200767 gene encoding acetyltransferase At1g77540-like, which translates into the protein MATTTAEAPKIVWNQNQNRFETEDKEAYLDYVVREDGKVMDIVHTFVPRSKRGLGMASHLCIAAFNHAKSHSMSVIPTCSYVSDTFLPRNISWNSVVYSADVKSKTQPNSAI
- the LOC136201180 gene encoding F-box protein 7; the encoded protein is MTSDLALQVPAELERALQLKTVQYIVTQRPWLDLYGVNVRPVAPFGSASRRQYYDPALIHRCLPDELLFEVFIRMNPYDLGRAVCVCRKWRYTLRNPVFWRNACLKAWQLSGVVENYKILQSSYESSWRKMWLLRPRVRTDGLYVSRNTYIRAGLREWTVRNPVHLVCYYRYMRFLPSGRFLYKTSPHTVKDVVKCMNFRASKADDVFSGRYTLTDDRVEAAFQYPGRRPTLWKVSLRLRGTTSGANNRMDILALVTSKVDSDGVIGPEEDVIGVVEDWQEDDNARTSHNRGLAPFAFVPFEEAETSILNLPVEKMDYYVPG